Proteins encoded together in one Nostoc sp. PCC 7524 window:
- a CDS encoding GAF domain-containing protein, with amino-acid sequence MLLPENENKRLELLHQYQILDTQPEEVFDDLAQLAANICETPIAVISLVDTQREWFKSKVGVTESEIPRSIGLGTHTILQSEILIIPDILQDEKFAKNSLVLSKSHVRFYAGIPLITSDGWALGSLAVMDFVPRHLSLKVQTSLQRVARQVMRQLDLHQDTIIHIQERETIAHALQTSEAKLKGIIESIPIPLIISRLTDGLILYINSEFMRKFRFTTDDLGNRYIYDLYQNPDVQQTILAALAQNGSLENYDIQFKRADGTFFWAIASLQYLNFNNEYAILTALHDITERKNAEAKLQEENSFLQGIFAHIPLMIALLNSDGKVHWVNQEIERVLGFSLQEYQTRNVLAELYPNPEYYQSVINFMQSADRSWRDLRTQLQDGRILDTAWTNIRLPNGQVIGIGQDITERKQTERALQAQAEREQLMRTVAQRIHQSLNLQHILNATVQEVKDLLQVDRVIVYQFAADMSGKIVAESVQPGWQVTLGVDIEDTCFQTGAGTEYYQGQKRAIANIYEAGLTDCHIKLLERFQVKANLVVPIRLEVGEELTRPRLWGLLIAHQCSAPRQWEGHQLDLLDQLSIPIAIAIQQSSIFQQAQNELAERQKAEIKLRSALAEKEVLLKEVHHRVKNNLQIVSGLLQLQSQTLKDPELIKTLRESQNRVESISLIHKNLYTSPNIGQINIAEYIDNLATSILISYQIESGRISLETHIQAINLNVDQAIACGLIINELISNSLKHAFTREQGGKIMIGLHRVGNNIEMIIQDNGIGLPDDINWNNTNSLGLSLVYDLVTEQLEGTVTIERLQGTLFKIQFPQ; translated from the coding sequence ATGTTGTTACCCGAAAACGAAAATAAAAGATTAGAATTACTCCACCAGTATCAGATTTTAGATACACAACCAGAAGAAGTTTTTGATGATCTGGCACAACTTGCTGCTAACATTTGTGAAACACCGATTGCTGTAATTAGCCTTGTAGATACTCAACGGGAATGGTTCAAATCAAAGGTAGGTGTAACTGAATCAGAAATACCTCGCAGTATTGGCTTAGGTACTCATACTATTTTGCAAAGTGAAATATTGATTATTCCAGATATTTTACAAGATGAAAAATTCGCAAAAAATTCTTTGGTACTGTCAAAATCTCATGTGCGCTTCTATGCAGGAATTCCACTAATTACCTCAGATGGTTGGGCATTAGGTAGTCTAGCTGTAATGGATTTTGTCCCACGTCATTTGAGTTTAAAAGTACAAACTTCATTACAAAGAGTGGCACGTCAGGTAATGAGGCAGTTGGACTTACACCAAGATACAATAATTCATATCCAAGAACGTGAAACAATTGCCCACGCACTACAAACAAGTGAAGCTAAACTTAAAGGGATTATTGAATCTATTCCTATTCCACTAATTATTTCACGGTTAACAGATGGCTTAATTTTATATATTAATTCCGAATTTATGCGGAAATTTCGGTTTACTACAGATGATTTAGGAAATCGTTATATTTATGATTTATATCAAAATCCAGATGTTCAACAAACTATTTTGGCAGCTCTTGCTCAAAATGGTTCCCTAGAGAATTACGATATCCAATTTAAGAGAGCCGATGGTACTTTTTTTTGGGCGATCGCTTCACTACAGTATTTGAATTTTAATAATGAATATGCAATCTTAACTGCCCTACATGACATCACTGAGCGTAAAAATGCTGAAGCCAAACTGCAAGAAGAAAATTCATTCTTGCAAGGTATTTTCGCTCATATTCCTTTAATGATTGCACTGTTAAATTCTGACGGTAAAGTTCATTGGGTTAACCAAGAAATAGAACGTGTTCTGGGTTTCAGCTTACAAGAATATCAAACTCGTAATGTGCTAGCAGAATTATATCCAAATCCTGAATATTATCAGTCTGTTATCAACTTTATGCAGTCCGCGGACCGCTCTTGGCGTGATCTCAGAACTCAATTACAGGACGGTCGGATACTGGATACAGCTTGGACAAATATTAGATTGCCAAATGGTCAAGTTATCGGTATTGGTCAGGATATCACAGAACGCAAGCAAACTGAGCGGGCGCTGCAAGCTCAAGCTGAGAGGGAGCAACTCATGCGAACTGTTGCTCAAAGAATTCACCAATCTCTGAATCTCCAACATATTCTCAACGCTACAGTTCAAGAAGTGAAAGATTTACTTCAGGTTGATCGAGTGATAGTGTATCAGTTTGCCGCAGATATGAGCGGTAAAATAGTAGCAGAATCAGTCCAACCTGGATGGCAAGTTACTTTGGGTGTAGATATTGAGGATACTTGTTTTCAAACAGGAGCAGGAACTGAGTATTATCAGGGACAGAAAAGAGCGATCGCTAATATCTATGAAGCTGGACTCACGGATTGTCATATTAAGTTATTAGAACGGTTTCAAGTCAAAGCTAACTTAGTTGTACCAATTCGATTAGAAGTAGGTGAGGAACTAACTAGACCTCGCCTTTGGGGTTTGTTAATAGCGCACCAGTGTTCTGCTCCTAGACAATGGGAAGGACATCAACTAGATTTGCTTGACCAACTTTCCATACCGATTGCGATCGCCATTCAACAATCGAGCATATTTCAGCAAGCACAAAATGAATTGGCTGAACGACAAAAAGCTGAAATTAAATTAAGAAGCGCCTTGGCTGAAAAAGAAGTTTTATTAAAAGAGGTTCATCACCGGGTAAAAAATAATTTACAAATCGTCTCAGGACTTTTACAACTCCAATCTCAAACCCTCAAAGACCCGGAATTAATTAAAACCCTCAGAGAAAGCCAAAACCGTGTTGAGTCAATCTCTCTGATTCATAAAAACTTATACACTTCGCCAAATATTGGGCAAATTAATATTGCGGAATATATCGATAACCTAGCAACTAGCATCCTGATTTCCTATCAAATAGAATCTGGAAGAATTAGCTTAGAAACTCATATTCAAGCCATTAATTTGAATGTTGACCAAGCTATAGCCTGTGGCTTAATCATTAACGAATTAATCTCTAATTCTCTTAAACACGCTTTTACACGGGAACAGGGCGGCAAAATTATGATTGGTTTGCATAGAGTTGGTAACAATATTGAAATGATTATTCAAGACAATGGTATTGGTTTACCAGATGACATAAATTGGAATAATACAAACTCTTTAGGTCTTTCTTTAGTTTATGACCTGGTGACAGAACAACTAGAAGGAACTGTTACCATAGAACGTCTACAGGGAACATTATTTAAAATTCAATTTCCCCAGTAA
- a CDS encoding hybrid sensor histidine kinase/response regulator has translation METVKILVVEDEVIVARTIASQLIQLGYTVVGTASSGKAAIAKALETQPELILMDIIIKGEIDGIDTASYIREHLDIPIIFLTAYGDDDTVQRAKITQPFGYIVKPFTSKDLRIAIEIGLLKHRLERDLRENRDQLATLLNSISDAVIATNEHGMITFINPAAEKLTGWHQADALGKDISTVFHIVDEVTETTLENPVTKVLREQKVVYLEEFTSLIAKNGQRVPIGDSASPIRIRPNQVDGVVIVFWDLSERRKTELLEQALNKEKELNNLKSLFISTVSHEFRNPLSVIQTAVELIELQGANLTETKKNTYLRRIKGAVQSMKQLMEDVLFMGRTEAGKLECNPIPLTLKEFCQELIAEFTSVTTSGHEIIFTCNNENTEACIDERLLNCILVNLLSNAVKYSPQGKAIRFDLICDQTEGIATFCIQDLGIGIPQSEQAHLFESFYRASNAKTIQGTGLGLVIVKNCVDAHQGTISVSSQEGKGTTFTIVLPLNSESQSL, from the coding sequence ATGGAAACAGTGAAAATTTTAGTTGTTGAAGATGAGGTCATTGTGGCTAGAACGATTGCTAGCCAATTGATTCAACTAGGTTACACCGTTGTAGGTACGGCTTCTTCTGGAAAAGCAGCGATCGCTAAAGCATTAGAGACTCAGCCAGAACTCATTTTAATGGATATTATCATCAAAGGTGAGATCGATGGTATCGACACCGCTAGTTACATTCGGGAACATTTAGATATTCCGATCATCTTCTTAACTGCCTATGGTGACGACGATACCGTGCAACGGGCAAAAATCACGCAACCCTTTGGATATATTGTTAAACCCTTCACTTCAAAAGATTTACGCATAGCGATTGAAATTGGTCTTTTAAAACATCGCCTAGAACGTGATCTGCGGGAAAATCGCGATCAGTTAGCAACTCTCTTAAACTCAATTAGTGATGCTGTTATTGCCACTAATGAACATGGCATGATCACATTTATCAATCCAGCCGCCGAAAAATTGACTGGATGGCATCAAGCAGATGCTTTGGGGAAAGATATTTCCACAGTTTTTCATATAGTTGATGAAGTGACAGAAACTACTCTAGAAAATCCAGTCACAAAAGTTTTAAGAGAACAAAAGGTGGTTTATTTAGAAGAATTTACATCTTTGATTGCTAAAAATGGTCAAAGAGTACCGATTGGTGATAGTGCTTCACCAATCAGAATCAGACCTAATCAAGTTGATGGTGTAGTTATTGTTTTTTGGGATCTCAGCGAACGGCGCAAAACGGAATTATTAGAACAAGCTTTAAATAAAGAGAAAGAACTTAATAATCTCAAGTCATTATTTATTTCTACAGTTTCTCATGAATTCCGTAACCCTTTGAGCGTCATTCAAACCGCAGTAGAACTGATAGAGCTACAAGGAGCAAATTTAACAGAAACAAAAAAAAATACCTATCTCAGAAGAATTAAAGGTGCTGTGCAATCCATGAAACAACTAATGGAAGATGTGTTGTTTATGGGTAGAACTGAAGCCGGAAAACTCGAATGTAATCCCATCCCCTTGACATTGAAAGAATTTTGCCAAGAGCTAATTGCCGAATTTACATCTGTGACAACTAGCGGGCATGAAATTATTTTTACTTGTAATAATGAAAATACAGAAGCTTGTATAGATGAACGGCTGTTAAATTGTATCTTGGTCAATTTACTTTCTAACGCAGTTAAGTATTCACCCCAAGGCAAAGCTATTAGGTTTGATTTAATTTGTGACCAAACTGAAGGCATAGCAACTTTTTGTATTCAAGATTTAGGTATTGGTATTCCTCAGTCAGAGCAAGCCCACTTGTTTGAATCATTTTATCGAGCTTCAAATGCCAAAACAATCCAGGGAACTGGACTAGGTTTAGTCATAGTTAAAAATTGTGTTGATGCTCACCAAGGTACAATTAGTGTCAGTAGCCAAGAAGGTAAAGGTACTACATTTACAATCGTATTACCATTAAATTCCGAATCCCAATCGTTATAG
- a CDS encoding LysR family transcriptional regulator, whose protein sequence is MNQATLHQLKVFEAAARHGSFTRAAEELFLTQPTVSMQIKQLTKSVGLPLFEQVGKRLYLTEAGRELFATCRQIFDNIAQFEMKVADLKGLKQGQLRLAVITTAKYLIPRLLGPFCQLYPGIDISLQVTNHERILERMMNNMDDLYIMSQVPEHLDANCQRFLDNPLVVFAPVNHPLAKEKNIPIQSLCNEPFIMREPGSGTRRAVQNLFDEHGVTVKVKLELGSNEAIKQAIAGGLGISVLSQHTLLSDASEFSILDVQNFPIKRTWYIVYPAGKQLSIVARTYYEYLLDAAKKFIEQTQQTVASEYTQVE, encoded by the coding sequence TTGAATCAGGCGACCCTACACCAGTTGAAGGTGTTCGAGGCGGCAGCACGGCATGGCAGTTTTACTCGTGCTGCTGAGGAATTATTTCTCACCCAGCCAACTGTTTCCATGCAAATCAAGCAGCTCACAAAATCGGTAGGTTTACCATTATTTGAGCAGGTAGGAAAGCGCCTCTATTTAACAGAAGCAGGGCGGGAATTGTTTGCAACGTGTAGACAAATTTTTGATAATATCGCCCAGTTTGAAATGAAGGTGGCAGACCTCAAAGGTTTGAAACAAGGACAATTACGGTTGGCAGTAATTACCACTGCAAAATACTTAATACCACGGTTACTAGGGCCTTTTTGTCAACTTTATCCAGGAATTGACATTTCGCTACAAGTGACAAATCATGAACGCATCCTAGAACGGATGATGAATAATATGGATGACTTGTATATTATGAGTCAAGTTCCAGAACACTTAGATGCCAATTGCCAACGATTTTTAGATAATCCTTTGGTGGTATTTGCACCTGTAAATCATCCCTTGGCAAAAGAAAAAAATATTCCCATTCAGAGTTTATGTAATGAGCCTTTTATTATGCGGGAGCCTGGTTCAGGAACACGTCGCGCTGTGCAGAATCTCTTTGATGAACATGGGGTGACAGTCAAAGTGAAGCTGGAATTAGGTAGTAATGAGGCCATTAAACAAGCGATCGCAGGAGGTTTGGGAATTTCGGTATTATCTCAACATACTCTATTGTCTGACGCTTCAGAGTTCAGCATTTTAGATGTGCAGAATTTTCCGATTAAACGGACTTGGTACATAGTTTATCCGGCTGGTAAACAGTTATCTATCGTGGCTCGTACTTACTATGAGTATCTGCTAGATGCGGCCAAGAAGTTCATAGAGCAAACTCAGCAAACTGTTGCTTCCGAATACACTCAGGTTGAGTAA
- a CDS encoding carbon dioxide-concentrating mechanism protein CcmK, giving the protein METYNQRSISTNQTSRRRDNLKDTALGLVSTLSFPAIVGTADMMLKSAGVHLVGYEKIGSGHCTAIVRGGIADVRLAVESGVQTAEQFGQLVSSLVIPRPFPNLDVVLPITNRLSQFMEEGRYSRLSNQAIGLVETRGFPAMVGACDAMLKAADVQLASYEKIGAGLCTAIIRGSVANVAVAVEAGMYEAERIGELNAVMVIPRPLDELEQTLPIASCWIEERQPLRLPVNIKEQVAEVEVLQLPDLATLPVKITEEVWNDE; this is encoded by the coding sequence ATGGAGACATATAATCAACGTTCTATTAGCACCAATCAGACATCGCGTCGTCGAGATAACCTCAAGGATACTGCCCTAGGGTTAGTATCCACTCTTAGTTTTCCGGCGATCGTGGGAACAGCTGACATGATGTTAAAATCGGCTGGGGTTCACCTAGTTGGTTATGAAAAGATTGGCAGTGGTCACTGTACGGCGATCGTCCGGGGTGGCATTGCTGATGTTAGGCTGGCGGTAGAGTCTGGTGTGCAAACTGCCGAACAGTTTGGTCAGTTAGTTTCTAGCTTAGTGATTCCCCGACCTTTTCCTAACCTAGATGTAGTGCTACCCATTACGAACCGTCTGAGTCAGTTCATGGAGGAGGGAAGATACAGCCGTTTGAGTAACCAAGCCATTGGTTTAGTAGAAACGCGGGGCTTCCCAGCTATGGTAGGTGCCTGTGATGCTATGCTCAAAGCTGCTGATGTCCAACTAGCATCCTATGAAAAAATCGGTGCGGGTTTATGCACAGCCATTATTCGTGGCTCTGTAGCTAACGTGGCAGTAGCAGTAGAAGCTGGAATGTACGAAGCAGAACGGATTGGGGAGTTAAATGCAGTCATGGTAATTCCTCGACCCCTAGATGAATTAGAGCAAACCCTGCCCATAGCCAGTTGCTGGATCGAAGAACGCCAGCCATTAAGACTACCAGTGAACATCAAAGAACAAGTTGCCGAAGTGGAAGTGTTACAGTTGCCAGATTTAGCTACCCTGCCTGTAAAAATTACAGAAGAAGTATGGAATGATGAATGA
- a CDS encoding ribulose bisphosphate carboxylase small subunit — MAVRSTAAPPTPWSRSLAEAKIHATAFVHPFSNIIGDVVIGANVIIAPGTSIRADEGTPFYIGENTNIQDGVVIHGLEQGRVVGDDGQEYSVWVGNNASLTHMALIHGPAYVGDNSFIGFRSTVFNAKVGAGCIVMMHALIKDVEVPPGKYVPSGAIITTQKQADRLPDVQPQDKDFAHHVIGINQALRAGYLCAADSKCISPLLKEQVKSYTTNKVNGLERSNEVASSLGAETIEQVRYLLEQGYKIGTEHVDQRRFRTGSWTSCQPIEARSVGEAVAALESCLTDHSGEYVRLFGIDKGKRRVLETIIQRPDGVVATSTSFKAPASTNGSYSNGNGASYSNGSGSGKLAAETVQQISQLLAGGYKIGTEHVDERRFRTGSWNSCKPIEATSTSEIVSALEECMDSHQGEYVRLIGIDPKAKRRVLESIIQRPNGQVVTSGSSQRSFASAPSATATATATATRLNAEVVDQIRQILAGGYKLSLEHVDQRRFRTGSWNSSGTIAANSEREAIAAVESALAEYAGEYVRLIGIDPKGKRRVLETIIQRP; from the coding sequence ATGGCAGTCCGCAGCACGGCGGCACCCCCAACCCCGTGGTCGAGGAGTTTAGCTGAAGCCAAAATCCACGCAACCGCATTTGTACATCCTTTTTCTAACATTATTGGGGATGTTGTGATTGGTGCAAATGTGATCATTGCACCAGGAACTTCAATTAGAGCCGATGAAGGTACACCCTTTTACATTGGAGAAAATACCAATATTCAAGATGGTGTAGTCATTCATGGCTTAGAGCAAGGCCGAGTAGTTGGCGATGATGGGCAAGAATACTCGGTTTGGGTAGGTAATAACGCATCCTTGACCCACATGGCGCTGATTCATGGCCCTGCTTATGTTGGGGATAATTCATTTATTGGTTTTCGCTCTACAGTATTTAATGCCAAGGTAGGAGCAGGTTGCATCGTGATGATGCACGCTTTGATTAAGGATGTAGAAGTTCCCCCTGGTAAGTATGTTCCTTCAGGAGCGATAATTACTACCCAAAAGCAGGCCGATCGCTTGCCAGATGTGCAACCCCAAGACAAAGATTTTGCTCATCACGTCATAGGCATTAATCAAGCATTGCGGGCTGGATATCTTTGTGCTGCGGATAGCAAGTGTATTTCTCCCCTTCTCAAAGAGCAAGTTAAATCTTATACAACTAATAAAGTTAATGGATTAGAAAGGAGTAATGAAGTGGCAAGCAGCTTGGGTGCAGAAACCATAGAGCAGGTACGCTATTTATTAGAGCAAGGGTATAAAATTGGTACCGAACACGTAGATCAAAGAAGATTCCGCACAGGTTCTTGGACTAGCTGTCAACCAATTGAAGCTAGATCCGTAGGCGAAGCCGTGGCAGCGTTGGAATCTTGTTTGACAGACCACAGTGGCGAGTATGTGCGTCTGTTTGGTATTGACAAAGGTAAACGACGGGTATTAGAAACCATCATTCAACGTCCCGATGGTGTAGTGGCAACTTCCACTAGCTTTAAAGCGCCTGCTAGTACCAATGGCAGTTACAGCAACGGCAACGGCGCTAGCTATAGCAACGGCTCTGGCAGTGGCAAACTAGCAGCTGAAACTGTACAACAAATCAGTCAACTCCTAGCAGGTGGTTACAAAATCGGCACAGAACACGTAGATGAGCGTCGTTTCCGGACTGGTTCCTGGAATAGCTGCAAGCCCATCGAAGCCACTTCCACCAGTGAAATTGTCTCGGCTTTAGAAGAATGTATGGACAGCCACCAAGGCGAATACGTGCGGTTAATCGGTATTGACCCCAAAGCTAAACGGCGTGTCCTAGAATCAATTATCCAAAGACCTAACGGCCAAGTAGTCACCTCTGGTAGTAGCCAAAGAAGCTTTGCCAGTGCGCCATCTGCCACAGCAACTGCCACAGCTACCGCTACCCGCTTAAATGCGGAAGTAGTAGATCAGATTCGGCAAATTTTGGCTGGTGGGTATAAACTGAGCTTAGAACACGTAGACCAGCGACGTTTCCGCACAGGTTCGTGGAATAGTAGCGGGACAATTGCAGCTAACTCTGAAAGAGAAGCGATCGCCGCAGTAGAATCTGCCTTAGCTGAATATGCTGGAGAATACGTGCGGTTAATTGGTATTGACCCCAAAGGCAAGCGTCGGGTATTGGAAACCATTATTCAGCGTCCATAG
- a CDS encoding EutN/CcmL family microcompartment protein has protein sequence MQIAKVRGTVVSTQKDPSLRGVKLLLLQLVDEEGNLLQKYEVAADSVGAGVDEWVLISRGSAARQVLGNEQRPLDAAVVAIIDTIHLEDRLVYSKKDQYR, from the coding sequence ATGCAAATTGCCAAAGTTCGTGGCACAGTAGTTAGCACACAAAAAGATCCCAGTCTTAGAGGTGTGAAGCTACTTTTGTTGCAATTAGTAGATGAAGAAGGAAACCTCCTGCAAAAATACGAAGTAGCAGCAGATAGCGTAGGTGCAGGAGTCGATGAGTGGGTACTGATTAGTCGTGGTAGTGCTGCTCGTCAAGTGCTGGGTAATGAACAGCGCCCTTTAGATGCAGCAGTGGTGGCGATAATTGATACTATTCACCTGGAAGATCGTCTCGTTTACAGCAAAAAAGACCAATATAGGTAG
- a CDS encoding carbon dioxide-concentrating mechanism protein CcmK, which produces MSIAVGMVETLGFPAVVEAADAMVKAARVTLVGYEKIGSGRVTVIVRGDVSEVQASVAAGIESVKRVNGGQVLSTHIIARPHENLEYVLPIRYTEDVEQFRENVNAIRPFGGRRP; this is translated from the coding sequence ATGTCAATTGCAGTTGGAATGGTAGAAACGCTGGGTTTTCCAGCCGTAGTAGAAGCAGCAGACGCAATGGTAAAAGCTGCGCGTGTAACTTTGGTTGGTTACGAAAAAATCGGTAGCGGTCGTGTGACAGTTATTGTGAGAGGAGATGTGTCTGAAGTTCAAGCTTCAGTGGCAGCAGGCATTGAATCAGTCAAGCGAGTTAACGGTGGACAAGTGTTGTCTACCCACATCATCGCTCGTCCTCACGAGAACTTAGAATATGTGCTTCCAATTCGATATACCGAAGATGTAGAGCAATTCCGGGAAAATGTGAATGCAATTCGTCCCTTTGGCGGTAGAAGACCGTAA
- a CDS encoding carbon dioxide-concentrating mechanism protein CcmK → MPIAVGMIETKGFPAVVEAADAMVKAARVTLVGYEKIGSARVTVIVRGDVSEVQASVAAGIEAARRVNGGEVVSTHIIARPHENLEYVLPIRYTEAVEQFRT, encoded by the coding sequence ATGCCAATTGCAGTTGGAATGATTGAAACTAAGGGATTTCCCGCAGTAGTAGAAGCAGCAGATGCGATGGTGAAAGCTGCACGCGTAACTTTGGTAGGATATGAAAAAATTGGTAGTGCCAGAGTCACAGTAATTGTGCGGGGAGATGTATCTGAGGTACAAGCCTCAGTAGCAGCTGGGATTGAAGCAGCCAGAAGAGTTAATGGCGGTGAAGTCGTATCGACTCACATCATCGCTCGTCCCCACGAAAACTTAGAGTACGTCTTACCGATTCGGTACACGGAAGCTGTCGAACAGTTCCGTACCTAA